The Brachyspira hyodysenteriae ATCC 27164 genome includes a window with the following:
- a CDS encoding sigma-54-dependent transcriptional regulator yields the protein MPKILVIDDEKNIRDGIKKSLEFEGYEVVTAENGEKGIEAVYKGGIDLVITDLKMPEKTGEEFLKDILDFDKHIPVIVLTGHGNVETAVEMMRLGAYDFMTKPFNLDKMLLIIARALESKNIKKANETLESRVDYHESFYGMIGHSPKILKVYEAIKQVARTKATVLIEGESGTGKELVASAIHQISDRAKQPYITVNCAALSEGVLESELFGHEKGSFTGAIDKKIGRFEAANKGTIFLDEIGEINQIVQVKLLRVLEERVIERVGSNTPIDVDIRVIAATNKKLSEEIKEGKFREDLYYRLNVIKIEMPPLRERREDIPLLIDNFIKEFSKVHSIEIKSVDKKVYKILSSLQWEGNVRELRNTIETMVVMCKDGKIDESNIPDWALKNSESNFVVENDVTLEELERMYINHLLSNNNFNKAQVAKILGIERATLYRKLKEDNKDIKE from the coding sequence ATGCCTAAGATATTAGTAATAGATGATGAAAAAAACATAAGAGATGGTATTAAAAAGTCATTGGAATTTGAGGGTTATGAAGTTGTAACTGCAGAGAATGGAGAAAAGGGTATAGAAGCTGTTTATAAAGGCGGAATTGATTTAGTTATAACTGATTTAAAAATGCCTGAAAAAACAGGAGAGGAATTTTTAAAAGATATTTTAGATTTTGATAAGCATATACCTGTTATAGTGTTAACGGGGCATGGGAATGTTGAGACTGCAGTTGAAATGATGAGGCTTGGTGCTTATGATTTTATGACAAAACCTTTCAATCTTGATAAAATGCTCCTTATAATAGCAAGGGCTTTAGAAAGTAAAAATATAAAGAAAGCTAATGAAACACTTGAAAGCAGAGTGGATTATCATGAAAGTTTTTATGGTATGATAGGGCATAGTCCTAAAATATTAAAAGTGTATGAGGCAATAAAGCAGGTGGCAAGAACTAAAGCTACAGTATTGATAGAAGGTGAGAGCGGAACAGGTAAGGAATTAGTTGCAAGTGCTATTCATCAAATATCCGACAGAGCTAAGCAGCCTTATATAACTGTAAACTGTGCGGCACTTTCAGAGGGTGTTTTGGAAAGCGAATTATTCGGACATGAGAAAGGTTCTTTTACAGGAGCTATTGATAAAAAAATTGGAAGATTTGAAGCTGCTAATAAAGGTACTATATTTTTAGATGAGATAGGTGAGATTAATCAGATTGTACAAGTTAAGTTATTGAGAGTATTAGAAGAAAGGGTCATAGAAAGGGTAGGTTCTAATACTCCTATTGATGTTGATATAAGAGTAATTGCTGCCACAAACAAGAAATTATCAGAGGAAATAAAAGAAGGTAAATTCAGAGAAGATTTATATTATAGACTTAATGTAATAAAAATAGAAATGCCTCCTCTTAGAGAGAGAAGAGAAGATATACCTCTTTTGATAGATAATTTTATAAAAGAGTTTTCTAAAGTTCATTCTATAGAAATAAAATCAGTTGATAAGAAAGTGTATAAAATATTATCTTCATTGCAATGGGAAGGAAATGTAAGAGAACTTAGAAACACTATAGAAACTATGGTGGTTATGTGTAAAGACGGTAAAATTGATGAGAGCAATATACCTGATTGGGCTTTGAAAAATAGCGAAAGTAATTTTGTAGTTGAAAATGATGTTACATTAGAAGAACTTGAAAGAATGTATATTAATCATTTGCTTAGCAATAATAATTTCAATAAGGCTCAGGTTGCTAAAATACTTGGAATTGAAAGAGCTACTCTTTATAGAAAATTGAAAGAGGATAATAAAGATATTAAAGAATAA